From Archaeoglobus sulfaticallidus PM70-1:
ACCATAAAAGTACCCGTTTTCTCCAGATACTTGAAAAAACATCCACCACACTAGATTTTCTCGCAGTCATCAGGGATGTGAGTGGAATAAAAGCCTTTGAAGAAGCTTATTGCTTCATAAAACCACCGATAAAGGTGGAAAATGGAGGTAAGATATACACAGTCTTTGCACCCAACCTTACAATGCTGAAGCAGGCTTATGATCGCTTAAAGAAGATAGGGAACTGGAGGGTTGAAGAGGTCAAAAAGATTATGGACAGCAAACCTCTTTTGACAAGAAGCCAGATGAGGGTTGTAAAGACAGCGTGTGAAATGGGCTATTTTTCTCCAAAAAGGAAGGCTACAATCAAGGATATTGCAGATGCAATGGGAATCGCAAAGAGCACCGCCCACAAACACCTTCATGAGGCAATCTGCAAGATAGTGGAGCATTATGTGGAGAGCGGGAAGAAACTTGAAGACATTGAAAACTTCTTCGTATGAAGGCTTGGAGGTAAAGGTTTATCTATGTTCATAGTCATTAATACATGAGCCCCGGTCGTGGGGAGAAAGCTAGGCTTGCGATTAAGCCCTCTGCAGAATGGGGTTACACCATGTCGTTAGGCTCCTGGTGAGTAGGAGTAAAGACTCCAGCCATGACCTCCCTTGATCTACGGGCCAGATGCATATCAATTATATCAATTAGATTGGGAATTGATGTTAGGTATGTGGAACAAACAATTTTTTTATTTATTACCAAGGCAGTGCGATAGCTAAACGAGTAAAATTCTGAAAAACCAAAGCTTTAAATTTTAGCTAAATTGATAAGAAATATGGAGTTTCGAAAAGAAGTGGAGGTTGCCAAAGTACTGCTGAATGATAAGGTGGAGGAAACGGTTGTGGAGATAAGGTACGATCCATTGACGCTACAGACATCGAGGGTGATAAAGAAAACTCCACCATTTGTCGTTACGCATGGTTTTGAGGAAGAGGTAGAGAGCACGAAAAGCTGGTGTCCCTTCTGTCCTGAGAGAATTGAATCCATGGTCGCAAGAGACCCTGAACTCCTCAATGGTGAATTGCTGAAAAGGAATGAGGCTGTTCTCTTCTCGAATATAGTGCCGTATTCCAGATACTCGTTCGTTATCAGGCTGACTGAAGCCCATTATCTCGACATATCAGAATTCAAAAAGGAGCATTTTGAGGATGCTTTTTATCTGATTAAAGAGGTACTCTCAAAGCTTGGGGATGGGAAGTACTACATCAGCATCGGTATGAACTACCTGAAACCCGCTGGGAGCAGCATAATGCACCCACATATCCAGACGCTCGTATCTGAAACCTCTACAGACTACTTCGCAAGGATGGACTGGAGTGCTTTGGAGTTTTATGAGGAGAATAATACTGATTACTGGCTTGCTTTACTGCAGAAAGAGAAAGAGCTTGGAGAGAGGTTTGCCGGAGAGACCAAGAAAACTGGATGGATCTCCGCATTCTCACCGAAAGGGTTCTACCACTTCATAGGAATTCCTGAGGAAAGGGAATTCTTTGAAATGTCTGGGGAGCAGATTTCTGGAATCTGCGATGGGATCATCAGGATACTGAAATTCTACAAGTCGAAGGGGCTGAACTCCTTCAATATATCGATGTTTCTTGCTGACAGACTCGGAGAACATTTCAGAACGAACATAAACATCGTCGCCAGAACACCTTTCGATAAGTACTACTGGTGTGATGTTTACTTCCCGAAGATGTTCCACGATGAGAGCATAAGCTACTTGATTCCAGAAGAGTACGCGAAAGAGCTTTCCGAATTCATGTAGTATGCTGGTGTGAAACATGATTGTAGAGTCTAAGCTTTACAAAAAGGAAGAGAAGTGGGTAACTTGTCTCACATGTATGCACAGGTGCAGGATTAAGGATGGTGAGTGGGGCAGGTGCAGGGTTAGAAAGAACGAAGATGGCATCCTGAGGGTTTACAATTACGGCCAAACATCTGCGATAGCCCTTGACCCTATCGAGAAAAAACCCCTTCACAACTTCAAGCCGGCGAGCAAAGTTTTATCATTTGGTTCAGTTAGCTGCAACTTCAGATGTCCACACTGCCAGAACTATGAAATCGCCTTCTCCGATCTAACCTACCCGTACCTGAGAGAACTCAGCCCGGAAGATGTTCTGGAAATGGCTCTGACAAGAAAGGCGGATGGCATCGCATGGACATACAACGAGCCAGCGATATGGCATGAGTTCGCTCTGGACTCGAGTGAACTTGTCAAGCGAGAGGGGCTGTTTGTTGTGTATGTCAGCAACGGATACATGAGCAGGGAGAGCATAGATCAGTTTGAGGGAATACTCGATGCGGTAAATGTTGATGTCAAGGCCTTCAACGAAAACTTCTACAAAAAACTCTGCAAGGCGAGATTTGAGAGGGTTCTTGAGTGTGTCGCCTACCTGGTCGAGAAGAAGATATTCGTTGAGCTGACATATCTGATAATTCCCGGAGAGAACGATAACGAGGATGAGCTGAAAAGATTCTCTGAATGGGTTTACGAGCTTGATGCGGGAATTCCTGTACACTTTTCGAGGTTCCATCCGGACTTTCAGATTCTTGATAAGCCTGCAACATCAATCCAGACTCTTGAGAGGGCTTACAGGATTGCTAAGGATGCGGGCCTGGAGTATGTGTATCTGGGAAATGTCTGGGGACACAAATACGAAAGCACATACTGTCCGAGATGTGGTTATCCTGTAATACAGCGACAAGGGTTCTATATCGAGAAAATCGATCTTGATGACAGTAAGTGTCCCAAATGTGGTTATGAACAGAACATAATCGTTTGAAAGCTAACTTCATTTTTAAATTTAATCTTCTGAATTTTACACCATGTAAAATCTAATTGATTTAAGATCAATTTTTTCGAAATTATTATATGTTTTAAAATTTAGCGGTGAGCATGGGTGTTATTGGGTTCGATAGGATAGTGCTGATTGGGAGTATCTTCTATTCAAGGCATAGGATAGTTGAGGATCCGGTAAAGGGTATTTTTGATGAAAACAAGGCTGAACAGCTTATAAACCTTCAGGAGGAGATGGAGGATAAGTTCAACATTACTGGATTGCTGGATGTCGTATCAGAGGGCAAGGAGGCCATTGTCAAATATATGGATTTCGTTGCTGACAGGACAGATAAGCCGTTTATTCTGGATGGATATCTTGAGGCGAGAATCGCAGGACTGAAGTACGCGAGCGAGGTTGGACTGGTTGACAGAATCATATACAACTCCATAAACACGATGAACACTGCAGATGAGATTAAAGCCCTGAAGGAGGCTAGTGTTGAGAGTGCCATCATCTTCTGCTACGATCCAGCATACACAACCCCCTTCAGAAGGCTGATCCTTCTGACGGAGAAGGGGCTGCTGAAGAGGGCTGAAGATATTGGAATCAAGAATCTGCTGGTTGATGTAGTGCCGACGGATATAAAGAGCCTGGGAGAGGTAATCGAAACCCTGCTGCTGATAAAGACAACATACAACTATCCTGCCGGATGTGGCCCGGCGAATGTCTCGTACTATCTCTCGGACTTTCTCAAGGAGGAGATAGATACGACCACGATAGTTTCAAGCGTTAATGCGGTATCTCACCTTTTCAGCGATTTTCTGTTCTACGGGCCGATAGAAAGGGCTGAAATAGCATTTGGAAGTGCTTATATAGTTGAGGAGGTTAAAGAGGGTTTGAGCAGCGAACTGCACAAGCTGATGGTGAGAACATGATTGAAAAAGTTATAGATGAAGCTATATCTGCCCAGAAGGAGATTGTAAACGCCATAGACAGATACAGATTCTCAGATTTTAAGCTTGAGCATGCGAGGGATTTTGTTAAATCCGTTGAAAGAATGAAGGTTAGTGAGGGACAGAGCGATGAAGCGTTTCAGCTCTACAGAAAGTCTGTTCTGGTTCACTACGAAGCTCTTGTTAGCCTTACGGACTCGATAACCCCGTTTGAATCGGCATTTCTCGAGTGGATGCAGACGCCATCAACACTCCAGATACTGTACGAGCTTGATCCCTCTTTCAGAGAATCCGTAATCGAGTTCGCGAAGATGGTGGATGAATGCGATGATATACTCTCGCTCGAGGCCATGAGGATTGTCAACGGGTTCTATGGGGTAACATCGGCAAAAGACTTTGCAGCGATTCCAGGCTCTACATACTGCATCATGGCGAAAATAGCTGAGAGGACCAGCATAGACAAGAATCACAAGAAGGCAATCCTGTCTGCTAACTCATGGGGCCTGACATCGTACATTTTCGGAAACGAATTTTTAAGGAGCTTTAAGGAAAAGAAGGACTTCAAACTCGCGCTGGAAAGGGAAAAAGACCTGATGAAAAGCATGCTTCTGGAACCTGTGAAAACTCAGGCTGAGATTATGGAGCAGTTTGGCTTCAGATCCTTCAGACCATCGGATTATTTCACGAAGTACATGCAGAACTTCAGGCCAGTTGTTGAACAGGCCATTGACAGTGTCCATCTGGCAAATATTGTTATGCTGCCCACACATGTTGGAGATATCGGACACCACATCGGATGGCAGTACTACTACATATGCCGTGATGAGATCAACATGGAGTTGCTGAGAGTACATCTGAACCTCCTGCAATCGAATCTGATTAAAGCTTACGAGAATGGAGTGATAAAGTCCGTGTTCGATGTTACATCGACAGCAACGGCAATCTCGGCTTTGTACCTCTACAAACTGCTTGAGGACGAGGGCTTTACAGCAGACATGATCGTGAGGTTATTTACCGAGAGATTCTACAACTACATTCAGCGAAAACAGTTCGAAAGAAATGTGGTGAATGAACTTCACATAAACGACTTCTTGGACTTCATACACAGAGGAGAGAGGCTGAGCAGGGATAAGAGGATGAGCTTTATCGAGTGGGATGCTCTCAACAGCTCAAAGGTCCTGAACTCTCCAGAACTTTATGCATTCCCGTTCTGTGCAATAACAACCAAGTTCGCCGCGTTGATGAAGTTTGCAGATATGCCGTGCCTGTTAGCTCCAGAGCCTGTTAGTATAATCTCGCTTGTGAATGCAGTGGCACTGAATCCGGAAGTTGATCTCGTCTCAAAATTCTGCAAGGGATGTGCGACTGCATCACTTCAGCCTAACAAGTGTCTGCACTGCATGCTGAACCAAAACATATTTATTTGATATGATATCAAGTAAACTTTAATGAGAACGGCGATATGGATAACCAGCATGGAACTATTGAAAAGGGCTGCACCTGCTGAACTGGAAGAATTTGAAGACTCGGAGGAGGAGTGATGAGAGCTGAAGAATTTACAGATGAAGACATAGTTGAGGTTATAGATGAGCTTGTAGCGCTGTACAGCAGCAATCTCGAGCAATTCAGGGAGAAATTGTCTCCTGTTGCACTGAGGGACATGGAACAGCTTATGAGTAGGCTCATACTGAAGTTCATATTTCTCGCGAATAACGCAAGCGAGGAAGATGTGACAATGATTAAAGCGGTTAAATCATGTCTTGAGCTGTTCACGATGGCGAGCTTTGAGCGAAAAGGAGTTTAGCCGGAGCAGATTATCAACTTCCCAAACCCCTCATTAATCCTCGCCTTAATCCCCTGCCCCTCGAAAACCTTCTCCAGAAACACCTTCACAAACCTTTTAATTTTAGGATCGTTAAGAATCAGCGTATATACTCCATCTCCTTCTTCCTTTATCTCATACCAGTTAGCCTTCTCCACATACCTCAGTATCTTCTCTATGCTGTCTAACCCTTTCATCTTGTACTGGAAAGAATGACTTAACCCGATCTCCTCCATATGCCCCCAGAAATTATGATCCTCAATCTTCTCAATCTCAGAAAAAATAACCCTCCAGTGCTCAATATCCAGAATCATATGCTGCCTCTTAGCAAGATAGTCTATCCATACCTTTATCGTCTCCATATCCACCTCTGACTTGGCAAGCTCATATCCAAAGTCTATCAGGTCTCTTATCAGTTCACTGGTATTCTTTTCCCGCTTCCTCTTCAGAGTCTCAAGTTTTTTCTTTGTTGAGTCGTCTATTGATATGCTCAGTCTTTCGACCACAAATTCGTAACACCGAAAGTGTTATATTAAGTTTTTGTTTTTTAATGATTAAAATTGAATAAAAAAATATTGTTACCTAATTATTGTCGAGTAATAAGTTGGTTTTGAAGGTTTGTGCCACTTCTTCATAATATTATTTCGCTCTTAAAGTTGTATTTCCGGATTATAAGGTTTAACCTTTTAAACATTATTAATAATGAATAATAACAAAACTTAAATACAACAGGTTTGTTGCGATTAATGGTGATAAATCATGAAAGAAACCCAGGAAACAATAGCCAGCCTGCTTCAGGAGGGTAGAACCTTCTACCCTCCTGAAGAACTTGTAGAAAACTCTAATGTAAAGAGGTTCATGGACGAACACGACATCCCCACCTACGACGAACTCCTCAGGAAAGCACAGAACATTGAGTGGTTCTGGAGCGAGATGGCCAGAGAGGTCAGCATCGAATGGTATGAGCCCTACACCCAAGTCCTGGAGTGGAACCCTCCATACGCAAAGTGGTTCATCAACGCCAAGTACAACATCGTGCACGATGCCCTTGACAAGCAGGCGAAGCTCAGAAAAAACAAGCTGGCATACATCTGGGAGGGCGAGCCCGGGGACATAAGAAAGCTAACCTACCACGACCTCTACAGAGAGGTCAACAGGTTCGCAAACGCCCTCAAAGATCTGGGTATTCGCAAGGGAGACAGAGTGACGATCTGGCTCCCCATGATCCCCGAGCTGCCAATAGCAATGCTGGCATGCGCTAAAATCGGAGCGATCCACTCTGTAGTCTTCTCGGGTTTCAGCGAGAAGGCACTCCTCGACAGAATACAGGATGCAGAGGCCAAGCTCCTGATCACAGCAGACGGCTTCTACAGAGGTGGCAAGGTAATCGAGCTGAAGAGCAGAGCAGACCAAATCCTCGATCAAACAACAATCGAGAATGTCATCGTCTACGACAGAACCAACATCAACCCGCCAATGAAAGAAGGAAGAGACCACTGGTGGCAGGATGTACTTGGCTCGAGAAAGTGCGAAACAGAGATTATGGACGCAAACGACACCCTCTTCATCCTCTACACCTCTGGCACGACAGGAAAGCCCAAAGGTGTTATCCACGCACATGGAGGCTATGCCGTTGGAACCGCATCAACCCTACACTTCATCTTCGATATCAAAGAAGATGATATCTGGTGGTGCTCAGCAGACATAGGCTGGATCACCGGGCACAGCTACATCGTTTATGCCCCCCTGATTCTGGGAGCAACCTCCGTTATGTACGAAGGCGCCCCCACTCACCCAACCCCGGCAAGATGGTGGGAAATAATAGAGCGGTATGGTGTCACAGTGTTCTACACAGCCCCAACAGCCATCAGGATGTTCATGCGTTTGGGCGAGAAGTATCCACAAAACCACGACCTCTCAACCCTCAGACTGCTCGGCACTGTTGGAGAGCCAATAAACCCCGAAGCCTGGGTCTGGTACTACAAGTACATTGGCAACGAGCAGTGTCAGATAATGGACACATGGTGGCAGACCGAAACCGGCATGCAGATGATCTCCCCATTACCAATAACTCCTCTCAAGCCAGGATCGGCAACCAAGCCCTTCCCGGGAATAGATGCAGATGTCTTCGATCCTGAAGGAAACTCCCTCCACGGCAGGAATGCTGGTGGGTACCTCGTGATAAAGAAGCCATGGCCGGCTATGCTTCGCGGTTTATGGAGGGCTGAGGAGCGTTACATCAACACCTACTGGAGCGCCTATCCAAACATCTACTTCACGGGAGATGCTGCAAGAGTCGATAGCGAGGGTTACTTCTGGATACAGGGCAGGCTCGATGATGTCCTGAATGTTTCCGGCCACAGGATAGGCAACTCTGAAGTGGAGTCAGCCCTTGTTAGCCATCCTGCAGTCAGCGAGGCTGCGGTTGTCGGCAAACCCCATGAGGTTAAGGGAGAAGCCATAGTGGCTTTCGTTGTCCTGAAGTCAGGCATCGAGCCAAGCGAACAACTCATTGACGACCTCAAGCAGCATGTCGCCAAGGAGATAGGCAAGATAGCAAGGCCCGATGAGATCTACTTCGTCCCGGACCTCCCCAAAACAAGAAGCGGCAAGATCATGCGGAGAGTCTGCAGAGCAGTAATGCTCGGCAAGGATCCCGGAGACATAACAACCCTCGCCAATCCAGAGGCTGTTGACTTTGTAAGAAAGGCTGCAAGCGGTGAGGTGTATTTTGGTTAGGTTGATGTAAAAATTTTTGACAATAAATATAATGATAAAAAATTAAGTTTGGTGGTATGATGGAGGAAGTTTCAGATCTGAGTGAGAGGTACTGGAAGAGGTTGAAGAAGATAACCATAATATGGATGCTAGCGTGGACATTTCCGGCGATTCTGCTGCACATCCCGGTGGAGTTTATGCGGAGGATTTACTTCAACGGGATACCGATGCACTGGTTCAACGCGGCTTTTCTGGCTATAGTCATTGGTATCGCACTGATCTTCCTGTATGCGTATGTGATGGATCGTACCGACAGGGAACTCCTAGGAAGGTGATGACATGGAATTTGGAGGTAAGAATGCGATTATAGCCTTCCTGATGATTTACTTCGCAATTGTGGCTGGAGTTGCCCTTACAGGCAACACATTCACAGCTTCAGCCATCGCAGTTTTCGGCTCTCTGTTCATATATGTCATCGTTGCATTGCTGATGAGAACTCAAGCTACAAAGGACTTCTATGTTGCAGGAAGATCCATAGGGTCTTTACCAATAGGCTCATCCATAGCGTCCAACTGGATGAGTGGCGCATCCTTCGTCAGCATGGCTGGGGCGATAGCTGTCTTGGGTTACGACAGCATGCCATACATAATCGGCTGGACACTTGGATACTGCATCGCCGCATTCATGATCGCTCCATTCATAAGGAAGTCAAACACCTATACCGTTCCGGAATTTGTCGAAACCAGGGCATCGAACTGGTCGATAGCGAGGGTTATAGCCGTCGTTATGCTCTTCATAGTCTCGTTTACATACCTCGTTGCCCAGCTCGTTGCGACTGGTGTTATTATCGGCAGGTTCCTCGGAATGCCGGCGGTTGTCGGAGCTTTCCTTGGGTCTGCAATAGTCATACTCTTCGCCGGAACCGGTGGATGGAGGAGCGTTGTCTGGGTTCAGGTCACGCAGTACTGGATCCTCATAACGGCTTACTGGATAGCATTCCTGACCGCAGCCTACATAGCGGGTATATTCAAGCCATGGCCTCACTTCGGATATGGTGATCTTCTGAATCAGCTTGAGGCGAATGAAATAGCTCACGGATTAAATGCGTTTACCGAGCCATTCACAAAGGCGTTTGGTGGTGGAACTGGACAGATAAACTGGATTTTCTCGGCAATTTGCCTGATGCTCGGAACGGTTGGCTTACCGCATGTTCTCTCTCAGTTCTACCTCGTCAGGAATGTCAGAACGGCGAGATATGGTGTTGGATGGGGTCTCACATTCATAGCCCTGCTGTACCTGACTGCTCCAGTTTATGCCATACTCGCGAGATATGCTTTCTCCTCAGCATGGGGAATGCCTATCGATCAGGTCAAGCAGCTCGGATGGGTCCAGAAGTGGCTTCCGACAGGATTGATACACATAACCGATCTCAATAAGGATGGGATACTTCAGCCGGTTGAGCTATCTTTCCACAAGGACATAGTTGTCGTTGGAATGCCCGACATGTTTGGCTTGCCGTGGTTCTTTGCAACGATAGTTGCTATCGGAGGGCTTGCGGCAGCTTTAAGCACTGCAAACGGTCTGCTGATGGTCATGACCGTTGGAGCAACAAGAGACATCTACAAACGATTTATAAATCCGAATGTCAGTGAGCGGAGGGAGATATGGGTTGGAAGGGTGATGCTTGTCGTTCTTGCAGTAATCTCCGGGCTGGCAGGAGCCAGAGCACTGCAGGACCCAACATTCTCGAAGTATGTCGCCTTGCTGGTTGGATGGGCGTTCGTGTTTGCAACAGCCTCATTCACACCGGTAATTATACTGGGAATATTCTGGAAGGGCCTGAACAGGTACGGCATAGTGGCTGGAATGGTTGCCGGAATGGGCATAGCCCTGCCGTATGTGCTTGGAGTTGGCCTGTTCGGGCTTGAGCCAATAACCATTTTCGGAGGCAAGATAGGAACGCTCGCGTGGGGAATAATCGCGTTCTTCGCGAACCTGATCGTTTCGGTGATAGTCTCGCTGGCAACGAATGCCGAGAAGGCAAACCCGCCGGAGACAATACAGTTCGTGGAGGAGCTGAAGACTCCAGAATAATCCCCCACAATTTTTTTAAATTAAAGATAATGTTAAATCATGGCTCAGAGGAAAGTCAGGGACTTCATCAGAAAAAAGCTCGTTCATGTGACTCCAGAGACTAAGCTCAGGGACTGTGCGAAGATAATGTATAAAGAAAATGTTTCCTCTGTTGTTGTTCTAAAAAATAACAAGCCTCTGGGAATTGTTACGGACTCAGATCTGAGGAGGCTGATAGCTGAGAACTTTAATTTTGGTGAAAGTGTGGGTTCTTTCATAAGGATGAAAAAAGGACTGGTGGCTGTTGATGCAGATGATGATGTTCATGAGGCACTATCAAGAATGCTCGAGCATGGGATAAAGCACACGGTCGTTCTGGATAATGGTTTACCATCGGGTGTTATAACCATAGGTGATATTGCCTACAGCTTCAGCCCGTTTTACATATACTATACTATAAAGCTGAGGAGGGCGAAGAGCAAGGAGGAGGTAAGAGAAATTCTTGAGAGCTTTAAGGCTGGAATAAAGGACTTCTCGATGGAGTTGTTTGATAAGCCCGATACAAGCCCGAAATTCATTTTCACGACGATAAGTTATGTTACGGATACGGCAGTAAGGGTTCTGGCAGATTTGCTCGGCGTGCCTGAGAACATCGTTTATGCTGTAACTGGAAGCTGGGGACGGAGAGAGCAGTATCTTCTCACTGATAGGGATACGATCTCGATCTACAGGCTTGATGGGGAGGGAGTTGATGAGCTAATCGATGAGATGGTTTACAGGGAGTTCATAGAGGATCTTGAAGACTGCATGGACGAGGTTGGCTTTCCTCCATGCCCTCACGGCTATACATCGAGGAACTACAGCTACAGCTTCGAGGATATGCAGAAAGTAATTCTGAAATGCTGCAAAAACCCTGAGGAGAACGCGGTTTTCATATCCATTCTGGCTGATGCAAGGGCTTTGATCGGTGATGAGGAGCTTCTTGTGAGCCTGAAAAGATTGATGTTTGAAAATCTAAGGAAGAACAGGTTTCTTGTGGCTAATTCTTTAATGTACAAACCGGCCATAACGTTGTTCGGTCAGGCAGCAAAAGAGTTCGATATCAAGGCAAGAGGCATAGCTCCGGTGGAGTATCCCGTTAGGGCTCTGGCGGTTGTTAATGGAATATACGAAGTAAACACCGAGCTTAGAATAAGATCTCTGGCAGATAATGGGATAATTCCAAGGGATCTGGCCCATGAGCTGATCATGGCATACAACATCCTTCTTGCTCAGAAAATAAAGGTTCAGAATGAGGGCAGGAATGAGGTCTTGCTGTCCAGCCTGCCGGAAATAGAGAGGAAGATGGTTGAGAATGCGATGAAAATAGTCAGGAGATTTCAGGTCTATGTTGAAAGGAACTATGTATGAGGTGATTCTTTGCTCCCTCCTGTGGAATATCTGGCCAGAATGAAACCATTCTCGTATCTGAAAGAAAATGAGCTGGATATACTGGCCAGAGGACTGGAGGTTACGCTCTACAAACCAGGCAAGATCATCTTCAAGAAGGGCAAGAAGCTTAAAAAGCTGTACTTCGTGAGGGAAGGGAAGGTTGGAATCTTTGATGGGGATGATTTAATCGAAATTGTGAATGAGGATGAGATGATAGGGATAGATTATTCAAACCCTGCTTTTGCAGCGAGGGCGATTGAAGAGACGATCTGCTTCGAGATTGAGCTTGAGAAGGTTAATTTTCTATTCAAAAGGAACAGCAGGTTTGGAGATTTCTTTAGAAAGTTCTTTTCCAGAAAGTTCCATTCGCTGCTCAAGCTATACGATGAGAAAGGTGTTGATGAAGTCTATGCTGTAGCTGTAGTGAACATAATAAGAAAGAAGCCGGTTGTTTGCAGAGCAGAGGACAGCCTGAGGCATGCAGTAAAGCTCATGAGGGCTAACGATGTGAGCAGCGTTGTTGTGGTGAGAGATGAGAAGCCTGTCGGGATAGTAACACATTCCGATCTGGTGAGGGTGCTGGATGAGGGCATAAACCTTGAATCGAAGGTTGGAGATGTGATGTCGTCTCCCGTTGAGGCGATAGATTCTGAATCTCCTGTTATGGATGCGTATTTGAAGTTCGTATCCAAAGCGATAAACCATCTTGCTGTTGTGGAGGATGGGAGGGTTGTTGGTGTGATCTCTTCCAAAGACATACTGTCAAGGATGGAGTCGTATTCGTCTCTCATACCTCTCTCGAAGAGGATAATTAAAGCTGAATCCCTTTCGGAGCTGAAGAGCACATTTGAGGATGTTGTAAGGGCTTTTGAGGATATGGCGAGCTCTGGATTCGATTATCCCTCCTTCTCGATCACGATTTCTAGCATAGCTGATCTTATGGTGAGAAAGGTGGCGGACATCCAGGCTTTTGGTCTGACCTTGGTTGCAATAGGAGACTATGGTAGGAGGGAAATTCTGTTTCCGGAGGTAATGGTTGGATATCTAGGCAGAAGAATGGATGAGAAGCTTGAAATCCTGCTCAACGGGCTGAATGAGGTGGGAATGAAGGCTGAATTCAGGGCTCTTGACAAATTCGATTTCGACCACCTCGACTCGAGATACATCTACGGTGATGGCGGAGCTTATGTGCGGTTCAAGGAGGGATTAACTCCTTTCCTCACGGAAGAAGTGGCAATGGAACTAATTGAGAAGGCTAAAAAGGAAGATGATCTTATTTCGGCCATAATAGATCTCACAAGGGCTTTTGCGATACTCAACATGGACACAACATCTAGGCAGACACGTGAGAGATTACTGCTCTTTGGCATCAAGTATCTTCCTGAAAACCTTGTAAACGATCTGATGGAATTCTATCTAGCCCTGAGGAAGATAGAGCTTTTAATCAGGTTTGGAAGAAGGAGAGAGAAGATAGACGATGTTGTCAGGAGGAAATCTTCTGAGGTGCTGAGGGAGTTACAATCATGGCTGAGGGAGAAGTTCTGAGCAGTGAGCTGGAAGAGGCTGAATATGCTGTGCTGGATCTGGAGACAACTGGACTTAACCCAAAAAAGGATGAGATCATAGCAATAGCGATGATTCCAATGAAGGGTTTGAAGATTCAGGCTAAGGACTGCTTTTATTCTCTCGTGAAATCGGATAAGTTCAACTACAAGTCTATAACCTTCCACGGTATATGTCCGGGAGATTTGCATAATGCTCCCAGATTTGAGGATGTTACGGGTGAGATTCTGGACAGGCTGGAGGGCAGGATTCTTGTGGGCTATGCAACCCTCTTCGACATAGACTTCCTGAAGAGAGCTTTCAGGAAATTGC
This genomic window contains:
- the amrS gene encoding AmmeMemoRadiSam system radical SAM enzyme; amino-acid sequence: MIVESKLYKKEEKWVTCLTCMHRCRIKDGEWGRCRVRKNEDGILRVYNYGQTSAIALDPIEKKPLHNFKPASKVLSFGSVSCNFRCPHCQNYEIAFSDLTYPYLRELSPEDVLEMALTRKADGIAWTYNEPAIWHEFALDSSELVKREGLFVVYVSNGYMSRESIDQFEGILDAVNVDVKAFNENFYKKLCKARFERVLECVAYLVEKKIFVELTYLIIPGENDNEDELKRFSEWVYELDAGIPVHFSRFHPDFQILDKPATSIQTLERAYRIAKDAGLEYVYLGNVWGHKYESTYCPRCGYPVIQRQGFYIEKIDLDDSKCPKCGYEQNIIV
- a CDS encoding tetrahydromethanopterin S-methyltransferase subunit H family protein, producing the protein MGVIGFDRIVLIGSIFYSRHRIVEDPVKGIFDENKAEQLINLQEEMEDKFNITGLLDVVSEGKEAIVKYMDFVADRTDKPFILDGYLEARIAGLKYASEVGLVDRIIYNSINTMNTADEIKALKEASVESAIIFCYDPAYTTPFRRLILLTEKGLLKRAEDIGIKNLLVDVVPTDIKSLGEVIETLLLIKTTYNYPAGCGPANVSYYLSDFLKEEIDTTTIVSSVNAVSHLFSDFLFYGPIERAEIAFGSAYIVEEVKEGLSSELHKLMVRT
- a CDS encoding helix-turn-helix domain-containing protein produces the protein MYVAKVRVSQHTCSLAVATQDGRMSIDLLEYIILNDEDALFLARITRLDGDPKKYFDIIENHKSTRFLQILEKTSTTLDFLAVIRDVSGIKAFEEAYCFIKPPIKVENGGKIYTVFAPNLTMLKQAYDRLKKIGNWRVEEVKKIMDSKPLLTRSQMRVVKTACEMGYFSPKRKATIKDIADAMGIAKSTAHKHLHEAICKIVEHYVESGKKLEDIENFFV
- a CDS encoding DUF2193 domain-containing protein, with translation MIEKVIDEAISAQKEIVNAIDRYRFSDFKLEHARDFVKSVERMKVSEGQSDEAFQLYRKSVLVHYEALVSLTDSITPFESAFLEWMQTPSTLQILYELDPSFRESVIEFAKMVDECDDILSLEAMRIVNGFYGVTSAKDFAAIPGSTYCIMAKIAERTSIDKNHKKAILSANSWGLTSYIFGNEFLRSFKEKKDFKLALEREKDLMKSMLLEPVKTQAEIMEQFGFRSFRPSDYFTKYMQNFRPVVEQAIDSVHLANIVMLPTHVGDIGHHIGWQYYYICRDEINMELLRVHLNLLQSNLIKAYENGVIKSVFDVTSTATAISALYLYKLLEDEGFTADMIVRLFTERFYNYIQRKQFERNVVNELHINDFLDFIHRGERLSRDKRMSFIEWDALNSSKVLNSPELYAFPFCAITTKFAALMKFADMPCLLAPEPVSIISLVNAVALNPEVDLVSKFCKGCATASLQPNKCLHCMLNQNIFI
- a CDS encoding HIT family protein, producing MEFRKEVEVAKVLLNDKVEETVVEIRYDPLTLQTSRVIKKTPPFVVTHGFEEEVESTKSWCPFCPERIESMVARDPELLNGELLKRNEAVLFSNIVPYSRYSFVIRLTEAHYLDISEFKKEHFEDAFYLIKEVLSKLGDGKYYISIGMNYLKPAGSSIMHPHIQTLVSETSTDYFARMDWSALEFYEENNTDYWLALLQKEKELGERFAGETKKTGWISAFSPKGFYHFIGIPEEREFFEMSGEQISGICDGIIRILKFYKSKGLNSFNISMFLADRLGEHFRTNINIVARTPFDKYYWCDVYFPKMFHDESISYLIPEEYAKELSEFM
- a CDS encoding ribbon-helix-helix protein, CopG family, with translation MVERLSISIDDSTKKKLETLKRKREKNTSELIRDLIDFGYELAKSEVDMETIKVWIDYLAKRQHMILDIEHWRVIFSEIEKIEDHNFWGHMEEIGLSHSFQYKMKGLDSIEKILRYVEKANWYEIKEEGDGVYTLILNDPKIKRFVKVFLEKVFEGQGIKARINEGFGKLIICSG